In Silene latifolia isolate original U9 population chromosome X, ASM4854445v1, whole genome shotgun sequence, the following proteins share a genomic window:
- the LOC141621827 gene encoding putative F-box/LRR-repeat protein At3g18150, translated as MSFLSKSWRMFWTQIPTVDLSLSDHYLNTDWMKAGIIRMRELFYDFIDIALESLLVVEKFKLCVPCYVSELQPRVDKWVERAFGYQLKEFEFSCQSYVLPKIVFGSALIRKVTLRDCKVNKSCLKDIHLPSLYYLCLRSVNINEQAMGKILANCPNLEDFILDICDGLERLEILGCEKLKKVNIIKYCKKPLPIKISARNLLELHYSVRPNYYDEEGVCKIELIGCTIMKKLRAIGAALDDLDLHSLLENLPGLETLELDGCNRLQHVEISSLELVHLAFRRCELLKTADVNAPNLKFFDYKGVNPIQFPPRDLTPRLKDSTIHLRCWIKSNKWYDNLVKFLAMLRHCERLTLYVLSTEDLVIPKRTRKKTKPPISGVKHFMVKLDTTAYRQFIDVDFIDALLWLAPCPQTISISDYQSRIYKSFQFEYETPLKYQETCGCWNSLPIHCWRHSLNKVSIEVKKTAKDDIELPTFFQKAKFDGKIVECSVLN; from the exons ATGAGTTTTTTGTCCAAGTCATGGCGGATGTTTTGGACTCAAATTCCTACCGTAGATTTAAGCTTATCGGATCATTATTTAAACACTGACTGGATGAAAGCGGGCATCATTCGAATGAGAGAGTTGTTTTACGATTTTATTGACATCGCTTTAGAGTCGCTTTTAGTGGTTGAAAAGTTTAAGCTTTGTGTCCCTTGTTATGTGTCGGAGTTGCAGCCTCGTGTCGATAAATGGGTTGAACGCGCTTTTGGGTATCAACTTAAAGAGTTTGAGTTCTCGTGTCAATCCTATGTTTTACCAAAAATTGTTTTTGGCTCCGCTTTGATCAGGAAAGTAACTTTGAGAGACTGTAAAGTGAATAAATCTTGTTTGAAAGATATACACTTGCCTTCGTTATACTATTTGTGCCTTAGATCGGTAAATATTAATGAACAAGCAATGGGGAAGATACTTGCTAATTGCCCTAACCTTGAGGATTTCATTTTGGATATCTGCGATGGCTTGGAGAGGCTCGAAATCTTGGGATGTGAAAAACTCAAGAAGGTGAATATTATTAAGTACTGTAAGAAACCATTACCAATTAAGATTTCAGCTCGTAATCTCTTAGAGCTACACTATTCTGTAAGGCCTAACTATTATGACGAGGAAGGAGTTTGTAAAATTGAATTAATTGGATGCACAATTATGAAAAAGTTGAGAGCAATCGGTGCTGCTCTAGATGATTTGGACTTGCATTCGCTTCTTGAAAACCTTCCAGGTCTTGAAACATTAGAGTTGGATGGCTGCAATCGATTGCAGCATGTTGAGATTTCAAGCCTTGAATTAGTCCATTTGGCGTTTAGGAGATGTGAATTGTTGAAGACGGCCGATGTGAATGCTCCTAATCTCAAGTTTTTTGACTATAAGGGTGTTAATCCAATTCAATTTCCGCCAAGAGATTTGACACCGAGGTTGAAGGACTCTACCATTCACTTGAGGTGTTGGATAAAGAGTAATAAGTGGTATGATAATCTTGTCAAGTTCTTGGCAATGTTGCGTCATTGTGAACGTTTGACACTCTACGTTCTTTCGACAGAG GATCTTGTCATTCCAAAAAGAACAAGGAAGAAGACGAAGCCTCCAATCTCTGGTGTGAAGCATTTCATGGTAAAGCTTGATACAACCGCCTATAGACAATTTATTGATGTAGATTTTATCGACGCTCTTCTATGGCTTGCTCCTTGTCCCCAGACCATATCCATATCTGACTACCAGTCTCGGATCTACAAGTCGTTTCAg TTCGAGTACGAGACACCGTTGAAATACCAGGAAACATGTGGTTGCTGGAACTCTCTCCCTATCCATTGTTGGCGACACTCCCTTAACAAGGTATCTATCGAGGTCAAGAAAACAGCAAAAGACGATATTGAACTACCAACTTTCTTTCAGAAAGCCAAGTTTGATGGGAAGATAGTAGAGTGTTCAGTCTTAAACTAG
- the LOC141620147 gene encoding F-box/LRR-repeat protein At2g42720-like has translation MHQMTTRRRKKVHLEEGFDRLSSLPDPIKEHIVSHLPTPEAVRMSILSKSWRAFWTQLPCLDLDLSNRFLDADWTEKENIRLRELFYDFIDFAFRSVLMLEKVKLCVPGYSSGFKSRVDNWVVGAFGHRLTEFEMQVKYESKVELNYVLPNIIFVSNLITKLTLTLCKVDESSLRDVNLPSLSYLCLKWVYIDEQHANNFLANCPNLEDLNYNSSYGFQRLKISGLAKLKKADIKYNRNTPSVIEIEAPSLLELTISYDVSSDEKGVCEIKLVGCTNMKKLKAIGNALGDSDLHSLVESLPLLERLELDRCRQLKHIEVSSPHLVHLEFMDCTRLRKAKVNAPNLKYFHYKGANPIRFPLIRRSSTPMLKEAAISLRPPYKKKKEKLFKDLVKFLTMFRHCERLTVCVSFTQDLIIPQEIRKKHKPPLSGVKHLMVKLRAIYTSLSDVEFVESLLWLAPCPDTISISDHLARFSKCLEFKYKVPLKRQKKCGCWKSLPIICWRHSLDKVSVETKIKPEDDTELSNFFEKKLM, from the exons atgcaccAAATGACGACGAGAAGAAGGAAGAAGGTTCACTTAGAAGAAGGGTTTGATAGACTATCTAGTTTACCCGATCCCATTAAGGAACATATTGTTTCACATCTGCCCACACCGGAAGCAGTTCGAATGAGCATTTTGTCCAAGTCATGGCGTGCATTTTGGACTCAACTGCCTTGCTTAGATTTGGACTTGTCTAATCGTTTTTTAGACGCGGATTGGACGGAAAAGGAGAACATTCGATTGAGGGAGTTGTTCTACGACTTCATTGATTTCGCTTTCAGGTCAGTATTAATGCTTGAAAAGGTTAAGCTTTGTGTACCTGGTTacagttccgggttcaagtctcGGGTCGATAATTGGGTTGTTGGGGCTTTTGGGCATCGACTTACAGAGTTTGAGATGCAGGTGAAATATGAATCCAAGGTTGAGCTTAACTATGTTTTACCAAATATTATATTTGTGTCGAATTTGATCACAAAGTTGACGTTGACATTATGTAAAGTGGATGAATCGTCTTTGAGGGATGTAAACCTGCCTTCACTGTCCTATTTGTGTCTTAAATGGGTATATATTGATGAACAACATGCGAATAATTTCTTAGCTAATTGTCCTAATCTTGAGGACTTGAATTATAATTCTAGCTATGGGTTCCAAAGGCTCAAAATCTCTGGTCTTGCTAAACTCAAAAAGGCGGATATTAAGTACAACCGTAACACCCCATCAGTAATTGAGATTGAAGCACCGAGTCTCTTAGAGTTAACCATTAGTTATGATGTCTCCTCGGATGAGAAAGGAGTTTGTGAGATTAAATTAGTTGGTTGCACTAATATGAAGAAGTTGAAAGCGATTGGTAATGCTCTAGGGGATTCAGACTTGCATTCCCTTGTTGAAAGCCTTCCCCTCCTCGAAAGATTAGAGTTGGATAGGTGTCGTCAATTGAAGCACATTGAGGTTTCAAGCCCTCATTTAGTACATTTGGAGTTTATGGACTGTACAAGGTTGAGAAAAGCAAAAGTGAATGCTCCTAATCTCAAGTATTTTCACTATAAGGGTGCTAATCCAATTCGATTTCCACTAATAAGACGATCTTCGACACCGATGCTGAAGGAGGCTGCCATTTCATTGAGACCACCctataaaaagaaaaaagaaaagttgTTTAAGGATCTTGTCAAGTTTTTAACAATGTTCCGTCATTGTGAACGCCTGACAGTTTGTGTTAGTTTCACACAG GATCTTATAATCCCACAAGAAATAAGGAAAAAGCACAAGCCTCCCCTCTCTGGTGTGAAGCATTTGATGGTAAAGCTTCGTGCAATTTATACAAGTCTTTCAGATGTGGAATTTGTAGAAAGTCTCTTGTGGCTTGCTCCTTGTCCCGATACCATATCCATATCCGACCACCTGGCTCGGTTCTCCAAGTGTCTTGAG ttcaaGTATAAGGTGCCATTGAAACGACAGAAAAAATGCGGTTGTTGGAAATCACTCCCTATTATCTGTTGGCGACACTCCCTTGACAAAGTTTCAGTTGAGACCAAGATAAAGCCAGAAGATGATACGGAACTATCAAATTTCTTTGAAAAAAAACTGATGTGA